One Lachnospiraceae bacterium C1.1 genomic region harbors:
- a CDS encoding IS1634 family transposase, translated as MKVTTSKSKNSESFYIAKSYINDKGVSTSVNIRKLGTLNELIKEHGPTRDDVMAWAKEEAKIETKKYKEDNQMKSVQITFHADRQIDYDQQVFYRGGYLFLQHIYYSLCLDKTCRKLRDKYKFQYDINSILSDIIFARVLEPCSKKSSYKVASEFLEKPSYKLHDIYRSLDVLGNECDFIQSEVYKNSHLIGKRNDKILFYDCTNYYFEIEEENGDKKYGKSKEHRPNPIIQMGMFMDGDGIPLAFSLFPGNANEQTSLKPLEEKVLSEFGCQKFIYCSDAGLGSEKIRNYNHMGERAFIVTQSIKKLKNEDKEWALDKNGFKRVSDDKPVDITKLSDDDSGLYYKEEPYTPKQIHQRLIITYSPKFARYQKAIRDAQVERAQKLIDSGAAKRGRRNPNDPRRFIGKIAVTEDGEKATVKNYLDTDKIEQEALYDGLYAVSTDLLDDPVEDILKVSEGRWEIEECFRIMKTDFEARPVYLKLETRIKAHFLSCFLSLIVYRYLEKAVGSDYTCDEILTTLRKMNFVNLKEQGFIPTYKRTKLTDDLHDACGFRTDYEFITKSQMKTIQKESKNREKIP; from the coding sequence ATGAAGGTTACTACATCAAAATCAAAAAACTCTGAATCATTTTACATAGCAAAGAGCTATATTAATGACAAAGGCGTTAGTACTTCTGTAAATATCAGAAAACTAGGTACCTTGAATGAACTCATAAAAGAACATGGTCCAACAAGAGATGATGTTATGGCATGGGCAAAAGAAGAAGCTAAGATAGAAACGAAAAAATATAAAGAAGATAACCAGATGAAATCCGTTCAGATTACTTTCCACGCCGACAGGCAAATTGATTATGATCAGCAGGTATTTTATCGGGGAGGCTATCTTTTTCTTCAGCATATCTACTATTCCCTCTGCCTGGATAAAACATGTAGAAAACTCAGGGATAAATATAAATTCCAATACGATATAAACTCTATTCTCTCCGATATTATTTTTGCCAGAGTACTTGAACCATGCAGTAAAAAATCATCGTATAAGGTGGCATCTGAATTTCTTGAAAAGCCATCTTATAAACTTCATGATATTTATCGTTCACTGGATGTTCTCGGAAACGAATGCGATTTTATACAGTCTGAAGTCTATAAGAACAGCCATCTGATTGGAAAGAGAAACGATAAGATTCTTTTCTACGACTGCACTAATTACTACTTTGAAATTGAAGAGGAAAACGGAGATAAAAAATACGGCAAAAGCAAAGAACACCGTCCAAATCCAATCATTCAAATGGGCATGTTTATGGATGGCGACGGCATTCCGCTAGCTTTTTCACTTTTTCCGGGCAATGCTAATGAGCAGACTTCACTAAAGCCACTCGAAGAAAAAGTACTTTCAGAGTTCGGATGCCAGAAATTTATATATTGTAGTGATGCCGGTCTTGGTTCTGAAAAAATCAGAAACTATAATCATATGGGCGAAAGAGCATTTATCGTTACCCAGTCAATAAAAAAGCTGAAGAACGAGGACAAAGAATGGGCACTCGATAAAAATGGTTTCAAAAGAGTATCCGATGATAAGCCGGTAGATATAACAAAGCTGTCTGATGATGACTCCGGTCTGTATTATAAAGAAGAGCCCTACACTCCTAAGCAAATACACCAGAGACTGATCATTACATACTCTCCTAAATTTGCCAGATATCAGAAAGCTATCCGTGATGCCCAGGTAGAACGTGCTCAGAAACTTATTGATTCAGGAGCCGCAAAAAGAGGAAGAAGAAACCCTAATGATCCAAGACGTTTCATTGGAAAAATAGCTGTTACAGAAGATGGTGAAAAAGCTACAGTAAAGAATTATTTAGATACGGATAAGATTGAGCAGGAAGCACTTTATGATGGATTATATGCAGTATCCACAGATTTATTGGATGATCCTGTTGAGGATATCTTAAAGGTCAGTGAAGGGCGCTGGGAAATCGAAGAATGCTTCAGGATAATGAAAACAGATTTTGAAGCCAGACCTGTATATCTGAAATTGGAAACAAGAATAAAAGCACATTTTCTATCCTGCTTTTTATCCCTGATAGTTTATAGATATTTAGAAAAAGCCGTAGGTTCCGATTATACATGTGACGAAATACTAACTACACTAAGAAAAATGAATTTTGTAAATCTTAAAGAGCAGGGATTCATTCCAACTTATAAAAGAACCAAGTTAACAGATGATCTTCACGATGCATGTGGTTTCAGAACTGACTATGAATTCATCACCAAAAGCCAAATGAAAACTATTCAAAAAGAAAGTAAGAACAGGGAAAAAATACCATAA